One window from the genome of Thermus sediminis encodes:
- the ispF gene encoding 2-C-methyl-D-erythritol 2,4-cyclodiphosphate synthase yields MRLGYGEDSHLLEEGRPLYLCGLLLPSPLGAKAHSDGDAALHALTDALLSAFGLGDIGLLFPDTDPRWRGVRSAVFLEEALSLVAARGGRLIQVSLVITLDQPKLSPHRQGLRENLSHLLNLPEDRVGLTFKTSEGLAPRHVQARAVVLLEG; encoded by the coding sequence ATGCGCCTGGGCTACGGCGAGGATAGCCATCTTCTTGAGGAGGGGCGGCCCCTTTACCTCTGCGGCCTCCTCCTGCCAAGCCCCCTAGGGGCCAAGGCCCACTCCGACGGGGACGCCGCCCTCCACGCCCTCACGGACGCCTTGCTCTCCGCCTTTGGCCTCGGGGACATCGGCCTCCTCTTCCCCGACACCGACCCCAGGTGGCGGGGGGTGCGGAGCGCGGTCTTCCTAGAGGAGGCCCTAAGCCTGGTGGCCGCCCGGGGAGGACGCCTCATCCAGGTGAGCCTCGTCATCACCCTGGACCAGCCCAAGCTCTCCCCCCACCGCCAGGGCCTAAGAGAAAACCTATCCCACCTCCTGAACCTCCCCGAGGACCGGGTGGGCCTCACCTTCAAGACCTCGGAGGGCCTAGCCCCCAGGCACGTCCAGGCCCGGGCGGTGGTGCTCCTGGAGGGTTGA